From Verrucomicrobiota bacterium, one genomic window encodes:
- a CDS encoding family 10 glycosylhydrolase, producing MPGIGSPAAVVNYATSTVLPPKPNREFRGAWVASVSNIDWPSQPGLSTAQQKAELVAILNRAAQLHLNAIILQVRPACDALYSSQLEPWSEYLTGTMGRPPSPYYDPLDFAVAEAHKRGLELHAWFNPFRARQSGAKSLVSAKHISRTRPELVRQYGKLLWLDPGEREVQDHSLRVVMDVVKRYDIDGVHFDDYFYPERGSTAGDSDFPDDRSWRRFGTGGRLSREDWRRENVNTFIQRVYQSTKATKPWVKFGISPFGIWRPKNPAQIRGKDAYAELYADSRKWLANGWVDYFAPQLYWAIQPPEQSYPVLLKWWAEQNPKGRHLWPGMDATKVGGKWTAEEIVKQVRLTRKQTRASGEIFWDMKSLMENRGRLASTLENDLFAQPALVPASPWLDRQRPGKPKLYIANHGSTGAAALTWADATTNKVWLWVVQTRKGGSWSTVVLPGNQTSRSLDRASTEMIAVSAVNRYGNLSYASVLERKVNPAK from the coding sequence ATGCCTGGCATTGGCTCGCCAGCAGCGGTTGTGAACTACGCGACGTCAACCGTGTTGCCGCCGAAACCCAACCGCGAATTTCGTGGCGCCTGGGTCGCCAGCGTGTCGAACATTGACTGGCCTTCTCAACCCGGATTGTCCACGGCGCAACAGAAGGCCGAGCTGGTCGCCATCTTGAATCGGGCGGCTCAGTTGCATTTGAATGCGATCATCCTCCAGGTGCGGCCAGCGTGCGACGCGCTTTACTCGTCTCAACTGGAACCGTGGTCGGAATATCTCACCGGCACCATGGGCAGGCCGCCGTCGCCTTATTATGATCCGCTGGACTTTGCGGTGGCGGAAGCACACAAGCGCGGATTGGAATTGCACGCCTGGTTCAATCCTTTTCGAGCGCGCCAGTCCGGAGCCAAGTCCCTTGTCTCAGCGAAGCACATCAGCCGGACGCGTCCCGAACTCGTCCGCCAGTATGGAAAACTTCTCTGGCTCGATCCGGGCGAACGCGAAGTGCAGGATCACTCGCTACGCGTTGTGATGGATGTGGTGAAGCGATACGACATCGACGGCGTGCACTTCGACGATTATTTTTACCCGGAGCGCGGTTCGACAGCCGGGGACTCAGATTTTCCAGACGACAGAAGTTGGAGACGCTTTGGCACCGGAGGGAGGTTGAGTCGGGAAGATTGGCGGCGTGAAAATGTCAACACGTTCATCCAGCGCGTGTATCAATCCACCAAGGCAACGAAGCCTTGGGTGAAGTTCGGCATCAGCCCTTTTGGAATTTGGCGGCCAAAGAATCCTGCTCAAATTCGCGGCAAGGATGCTTATGCCGAGCTTTACGCCGACTCGCGCAAGTGGCTGGCCAACGGTTGGGTGGATTATTTCGCGCCGCAACTTTACTGGGCGATTCAGCCGCCGGAGCAGAGTTACCCCGTGCTCTTGAAGTGGTGGGCCGAACAGAACCCCAAAGGGCGACATCTTTGGCCGGGCATGGATGCAACGAAGGTCGGTGGCAAGTGGACGGCTGAGGAAATCGTCAAGCAAGTTCGGTTGACGCGCAAACAAACCAGGGCCTCGGGGGAGATATTCTGGGACATGAAGAGTCTCATGGAGAATCGCGGACGGCTTGCCAGCACGCTCGAAAATGATTTGTTTGCGCAGCCGGCGCTTGTCCCGGCCTCGCCCTGGCTGGACAGACAGCGGCCCGGGAAACCGAAACTTTACATCGCCAACCACGGCAGCACTGGCGCGGCAGCACTCACCTGGGCAGACGCGACCACGAATAAAGTTTGGTTGTGGGTCGTGCAGACCAGAAAAGGCGGCTCCTGGAGCACCGTTGTTTTGCCGGGTAACCAGACTTCGCGCTCGCTCGATCGAGCGTCAACGGAGATGATCGCCGTTTCCGCCGTCAATCGTTACGGCAACCTCAGCTACGCGAGTGTGTTGGAGCGCAAGGTCAACCCGGCCAAATGA
- a CDS encoding trypsin-like peptidase domain-containing protein, whose translation MKKNIFCGRTAWALGCLLVLLPLTLSAKDSPTGLDLARELNHAFIEVAEKVSPAVVVVTVTQKPESFKFDDEERNPLDLLPPEMRRYFRHRMEEPPEKSYGQGSGVIIREDGFILTNRHVVDDTEKIEVRLKDGRVFKAEVRGVDPQSDIAVIKIDAKGLPVARLADSSKTRVGEFAIAIGAPFELDYSVTFGHVSAKGRKVLSDRIMMDQDFIQTDASINPGNSGGPLVNIEGEVMGINSMIRGMQTGIGFAVPMNLAKEVADKLISEGKFTRGWLGVYIETLRESQELKDRIKGVADGVVIKAIDARGPAAKSALEPEDVVTAVDGKAVSTAQDLKNEIRIKKIGQSVNLDVVRDGRNIKVKVQPEEYPEDRFAANRGSKSGNGETANRLGISVKSLTSEAAKEFGVEKIEGVVVTEVETGSLAAKHGIKQGDVITKVDRKKVTSPKEFREAMKTADVKKGVTVSLVGEEGRRFEILKDSGD comes from the coding sequence ATGAAGAAAAACATTTTCTGCGGGCGGACAGCTTGGGCGCTTGGGTGCCTGCTGGTTTTGCTCCCATTAACTCTGTCCGCCAAAGACTCTCCCACCGGACTCGATTTGGCCCGAGAATTAAATCACGCCTTCATCGAGGTCGCGGAGAAAGTCTCGCCAGCCGTGGTGGTGGTGACAGTCACCCAAAAGCCCGAATCCTTTAAGTTCGACGATGAGGAAAGAAATCCACTCGATCTTTTGCCGCCCGAAATGCGCCGCTATTTTCGTCACCGCATGGAAGAGCCGCCGGAGAAAAGCTACGGCCAAGGCTCGGGTGTGATCATTCGTGAAGACGGTTTCATTCTCACCAATCGTCACGTGGTGGACGACACGGAGAAAATTGAGGTCCGATTGAAGGATGGCCGCGTGTTCAAGGCGGAGGTTCGCGGGGTGGATCCACAATCGGACATCGCCGTTATTAAGATTGATGCCAAAGGGTTGCCCGTGGCCCGACTGGCCGATTCGTCGAAAACTCGGGTCGGTGAATTCGCCATCGCCATCGGCGCGCCGTTTGAACTCGATTACAGCGTCACGTTCGGCCACGTCAGTGCCAAAGGTCGCAAGGTTTTGTCCGACCGCATCATGATGGATCAGGATTTCATCCAGACCGACGCCAGCATCAACCCGGGCAACAGCGGCGGACCACTCGTGAACATCGAAGGCGAGGTCATGGGCATCAACAGCATGATTCGCGGGATGCAAACCGGAATTGGTTTCGCCGTTCCAATGAACCTGGCGAAAGAGGTTGCAGACAAGCTTATCAGCGAAGGCAAATTCACGCGCGGCTGGCTGGGCGTTTACATCGAAACTTTGCGCGAAAGTCAGGAGTTGAAGGACAGGATCAAAGGCGTGGCGGATGGCGTCGTCATCAAAGCGATCGATGCGCGAGGGCCGGCGGCCAAATCCGCACTCGAACCTGAGGACGTGGTTACGGCCGTCGATGGCAAAGCCGTGTCAACCGCGCAGGATTTGAAGAACGAAATCCGCATCAAGAAAATCGGCCAGTCCGTAAATCTGGATGTGGTTCGCGACGGCCGGAACATCAAGGTCAAGGTGCAGCCTGAGGAATATCCGGAAGATCGATTTGCGGCCAATCGCGGTTCCAAGTCGGGTAATGGCGAGACAGCCAACCGTCTCGGTATCAGCGTCAAATCACTCACGAGCGAAGCCGCCAAAGAATTTGGCGTGGAGAAAATCGAGGGCGTGGTGGTGACCGAAGTTGAAACCGGCAGTCTGGCTGCCAAACACGGAATCAAGCAGGGTGACGTCATCACCAAAGTGGATCGCAAAAAGGTCACCAGCCCCAAGGAATTCCGCGAGGCGATGAAAACGGCGGACGTGAAGAAGGGCGTCACCGTCAGTTTGGTCGGCGAAGAAGGCCGCCGTTTCGAGATTCTCAAGGATAGTGGCGATTAG
- a CDS encoding phosphotransacetylase, producing MRFIGSVIEKLQRHPKRIVFPEGTEPRVLQAARQFYSLRLGAPILLGDRTTIKEAAEKLNVSLEGLRIINPAESEDLDNFARRFEKLRRNKGLKAQEAREAMLLPNYYGAMMVAMHQVDGLVSGTNEFTGSVLRPLFQIIKVAPQATTASSCMVMEVEDTRFGEKGTLFLADCGVIPEPTVDQLADIAVSTAQLARQLLDIRPRVALLSFSTKGSATHPTIGKVQAATALARQKAQQKMLEADFDGELQVDAALIPEIAARKLPESLVAGRANILIFPDLNSGNIASKLVQHVARANAYGQILLGLDRPAADVSRGSNAHDILGVAAIVGLQAIDYNKLYPHAGQNLPGENS from the coding sequence ATGCGATTCATCGGCAGCGTCATCGAAAAACTACAACGTCACCCCAAACGCATCGTTTTTCCGGAAGGCACTGAACCGCGCGTTCTGCAGGCCGCCCGTCAGTTTTATTCGCTGCGGCTCGGCGCGCCGATTCTCCTGGGCGACCGCACGACCATCAAGGAGGCCGCGGAAAAACTGAACGTTTCCCTGGAAGGCCTTCGCATCATCAATCCGGCCGAAAGCGAAGACCTGGATAATTTTGCGCGCCGTTTTGAGAAATTGCGACGCAACAAGGGCCTCAAGGCACAAGAGGCGCGCGAAGCCATGCTCCTACCCAATTACTATGGGGCGATGATGGTAGCGATGCATCAAGTGGATGGATTGGTTTCTGGCACGAACGAATTTACGGGCAGCGTGCTTCGCCCGCTCTTCCAAATTATCAAAGTCGCTCCGCAAGCCACCACCGCGTCCAGTTGCATGGTGATGGAGGTAGAAGACACACGGTTCGGCGAAAAGGGGACTCTGTTCCTGGCGGATTGTGGCGTCATTCCTGAACCAACCGTTGATCAACTCGCGGACATCGCGGTTTCAACAGCGCAACTCGCGAGGCAGTTGCTCGACATCCGGCCGCGGGTTGCCTTGTTGTCCTTTTCCACCAAAGGCAGCGCGACGCATCCGACGATCGGCAAAGTGCAGGCCGCGACCGCACTCGCCCGCCAAAAGGCGCAACAAAAAATGCTGGAAGCCGATTTCGATGGCGAACTGCAAGTGGACGCCGCGTTGATTCCGGAAATCGCGGCGCGCAAGCTCCCCGAAAGCCTCGTAGCCGGTCGCGCGAACATCCTCATCTTCCCCGACCTGAATTCCGGCAACATCGCCAGCAAGCTCGTGCAACACGTCGCCCGGGCCAACGCCTACGGCCAGATTCTGCTGGGGTTGGACCGGCCGGCGGCCGACGTTTCGCGCGGCTCCAACGCCCACGATATCCTCGGCGTGGCGGCGATTGTCGGTTTGCAGGCCATCGACTACAACAAGCTCTATCCCCATGCCGGCCAGAATCTGCCGGGCGAGAACTCATGA
- a CDS encoding AAA family ATPase, protein MNSVTPRVFIAATRQNDGKTTTSIGLLAAMQKVYPRIGYIKPVGQRFVEIDEQKIDEDSVLMDRVFRLNCPLVDMSPIAVEPDFTRKYLESANYDVLVKRIQKAFDRVAWEKDFVLCEGSGHAGVGSVFDLSNARVAKILGAKVIIVSQGGIGKPIDEVCLNQALFEKEGVEIIGVICNKVLPNKVDSVGDFVRRGLKRKGLELLGVIPHQRILCSPTLDLILEELHAEMLNDSDQLHNLVDDVVVGAMGVYNALRFFKRGVLLITPGDREDIMLAVATNLINQSDEKMAGVVLTGNLRPGHSVLKAIREMPFPVLLAKEDSYEVASKVHDLTVKTRPGDSEKISLIRDIVAQNVDVDRILSAL, encoded by the coding sequence ATGAACTCCGTCACCCCGCGCGTCTTCATTGCCGCCACTCGCCAGAACGACGGCAAGACCACCACCTCAATCGGTCTTTTGGCCGCGATGCAAAAGGTTTATCCGCGGATCGGCTATATCAAACCGGTTGGCCAGCGGTTCGTCGAAATCGACGAACAGAAAATTGATGAAGACTCGGTGCTGATGGACAGGGTCTTCCGTCTCAACTGCCCGTTGGTGGACATGAGCCCTATTGCCGTCGAGCCGGATTTCACCCGCAAATATCTCGAATCCGCCAATTATGATGTGCTGGTGAAAAGAATTCAGAAAGCCTTCGACCGCGTCGCCTGGGAAAAAGATTTCGTGCTCTGCGAAGGCTCCGGCCACGCCGGAGTTGGATCGGTGTTTGACTTGTCCAATGCGCGCGTCGCCAAAATTCTGGGGGCGAAAGTCATCATTGTTTCGCAAGGTGGCATCGGCAAACCAATTGACGAAGTCTGCCTTAACCAGGCGCTCTTCGAGAAGGAAGGCGTCGAAATCATCGGCGTCATTTGCAACAAGGTTTTGCCCAACAAAGTGGATTCAGTCGGCGACTTCGTCCGACGCGGTTTGAAACGCAAGGGACTGGAGTTGCTCGGCGTTATCCCGCATCAACGGATCCTGTGCAGCCCCACGCTCGACCTGATCCTCGAAGAATTGCACGCGGAAATGCTGAATGATTCCGATCAGCTTCATAATCTCGTGGACGATGTCGTGGTCGGCGCGATGGGAGTTTACAACGCGCTGCGTTTCTTCAAGCGCGGCGTGTTACTCATCACTCCTGGAGATCGCGAGGACATCATGCTGGCGGTCGCCACCAACCTCATCAACCAAAGCGACGAAAAGATGGCCGGCGTGGTGTTGACCGGCAATCTCCGTCCCGGGCACAGCGTTCTTAAAGCCATTCGCGAAATGCCCTTCCCCGTGCTGTTGGCGAAGGAGGACAGTTACGAAGTTGCGTCGAAAGTTCACGACCTCACCGTGAAGACACGACCGGGCGATTCCGAAAAAATCTCACTGATTCGCGATATCGTTGCGCAAAACGTGGACGTGGATCGAATCCTGAGCGCGCTCTAG
- a CDS encoding histidinol-phosphate transaminase, with protein sequence MSILASLNPSLKTLPVYQPGRPIEEVARELGLPAADIIKLASNENPLGPSPLALAAMQKALTQINLYPDGNAFYLKQKLAAKLAVEPKNLILGTGSNEIIEFIGHALMKPGVDVIVSQYCFAVYPIVTFLFGANLITVPARDYGHDLRAMQAAITPRTRVIFVANPNNPTGTLAPSDEIMSFINEVPEDVLVVLDEAYIDFLEEPLDLLPMIRGGKKPNLILMRTFSKIYGLAGLRIGYGIGHPELMAALEKIRQPFNLNSLAQAAAIAALDDTQHLRATRLNNQTGLKFFEKAFQEMKLESVPSAANFILVRVGDGQRVFNELQQQGVIVRPMGGYQLPEWVRISIGTAEENVRCLAALNRALKSN encoded by the coding sequence ATGTCGATCCTTGCTTCCCTAAATCCTTCACTCAAGACGCTCCCGGTGTACCAACCGGGCCGGCCCATTGAAGAGGTCGCTCGCGAGTTGGGGCTGCCAGCCGCCGACATTATCAAACTGGCTTCCAACGAAAATCCTCTTGGACCATCTCCTCTGGCGCTGGCGGCAATGCAAAAGGCGCTGACCCAAATCAATCTCTATCCGGACGGCAATGCTTTTTACCTGAAGCAAAAACTGGCGGCCAAGCTGGCAGTCGAGCCGAAGAATCTCATCCTCGGCACAGGTTCAAACGAGATCATCGAGTTCATCGGTCACGCGTTGATGAAACCGGGCGTGGACGTGATCGTCTCGCAATATTGTTTTGCGGTTTATCCCATCGTCACCTTCCTCTTTGGCGCAAATTTGATTACTGTTCCCGCTCGCGACTACGGTCACGACTTGCGCGCCATGCAAGCGGCCATCACACCGCGGACCAGGGTCATCTTTGTGGCGAATCCGAACAACCCCACCGGCACCCTCGCACCCTCGGACGAGATCATGAGCTTCATCAACGAAGTGCCGGAGGATGTTCTGGTGGTGCTGGACGAAGCGTATATTGATTTCCTGGAAGAACCCTTGGATTTGTTGCCGATGATTCGGGGAGGTAAAAAGCCGAATCTGATTCTGATGCGGACTTTCTCCAAGATTTACGGGCTGGCCGGACTGCGGATTGGTTACGGCATCGGTCATCCGGAATTGATGGCCGCGCTCGAAAAAATCCGTCAGCCGTTCAACCTTAATTCGCTCGCGCAAGCCGCCGCGATTGCGGCCCTTGATGATACCCAGCATCTGCGCGCAACGCGGCTCAACAACCAGACCGGACTCAAATTCTTCGAGAAGGCGTTTCAGGAAATGAAACTCGAATCTGTGCCGTCGGCTGCCAACTTCATTCTCGTGCGCGTGGGCGACGGCCAACGAGTTTTCAATGAATTGCAGCAGCAGGGTGTGATTGTCCGTCCGATGGGCGGCTATCAACTGCCAGAGTGGGTTCGCATTTCCATCGGCACGGCTGAGGAAAACGTCCGTTGCCTGGCGGCATTGAATAGGGCCTTAAAATCAAACTGA
- a CDS encoding DUF433 domain-containing protein — protein MLKETYRYITAKPGVRSGHAIVEGTRIGVHDVVGLLQNGETVDSIVVNCFPDLTKAQVYECLAYYEDHRGEIDLLVARQMASPDV, from the coding sequence ATGTTGAAGGAAACCTATCGTTACATTACTGCGAAACCGGGTGTGCGTTCCGGACACGCAATTGTCGAAGGCACGCGGATTGGCGTTCATGACGTCGTTGGACTTCTCCAGAATGGAGAGACCGTGGACAGCATTGTTGTGAATTGTTTCCCCGATTTGACCAAGGCGCAGGTCTATGAATGTCTCGCTTACTACGAGGATCATCGGGGGGAGATTGATTTGTTAGTGGCCAGACAGATGGCGTCGCCGGATGTATGA
- a CDS encoding DUF5615 family PIN-like protein → MNFLLDHDTPDNIVYSLQKLGHQIELLRDALPVDASDAEVFAHAQEEGRKDRHYMQSR, encoded by the coding sequence ATGAACTTCCTGCTCGATCATGACACACCCGACAACATAGTTTATTCCCTCCAGAAACTCGGTCATCAAATAGAGCTCCTGCGTGATGCGCTCCCAGTGGACGCCAGCGACGCCGAGGTTTTCGCTCACGCGCAAGAGGAAGGAAGGAAGGATCGTCATTACATGCAATCGCGATGA
- the argA gene encoding amino-acid N-acetyltransferase, with translation MKPTDLRGILQYIPRFREKTFIISVDGAIVTDENFANILLDVAVLRSLNIRVVLVHGASAQIKSLAEQQKITPSDLDGSGVTDAETLKLALTAANRLTHELLEGLSANDLRAACTNAIIAHPMGILQGVDHLFTGKVERVDVELLQTLLAQGIIPIVPPLGFDGDGKTYRVNSDSVAVAVADALKATKLIFITTQDGILYQGQLIRQMLVADLNELLKKNHFAPEMVSKARHAAAACNLGIQRVHIINGRVDEGLLAEVFSNEGIGTLIYANEYQQIRRALKKDIRSILLLTKNSVATDELVKRTRAALEKQLNDYYIFEIDKNPVACVALHIYPEQNKGELAYLYVNPSHENQGIGRKLIQFVENKARESGLSELLTLSTQAFTYFQSKGGFIEGTPEDLPAARREKYEQSGRKSKVLLKKLKI, from the coding sequence GTGAAACCAACTGATCTGCGAGGCATCCTGCAATACATCCCGCGCTTCCGCGAAAAGACGTTCATCATCAGCGTCGATGGCGCCATTGTCACCGACGAAAACTTCGCCAACATCCTGCTCGATGTGGCGGTGCTACGCTCGTTGAACATCCGCGTCGTGCTGGTCCACGGCGCTTCCGCCCAGATCAAGTCGCTCGCCGAGCAGCAAAAGATCACACCCTCCGACCTGGACGGCAGCGGCGTTACTGACGCGGAAACGTTGAAACTGGCGTTGACCGCCGCGAATCGTTTGACACACGAGTTACTTGAAGGTCTCTCGGCCAACGATCTGCGCGCGGCCTGCACCAACGCCATCATCGCTCACCCGATGGGGATTCTTCAGGGTGTTGATCATTTGTTCACCGGCAAGGTCGAGCGCGTTGACGTTGAATTGCTTCAAACGCTGTTGGCGCAGGGAATTATTCCCATCGTCCCGCCTCTGGGATTTGATGGGGACGGGAAGACTTACCGAGTGAATTCAGACAGTGTGGCGGTCGCCGTCGCGGATGCCTTGAAAGCCACCAAGTTGATTTTCATCACGACCCAGGACGGCATTCTCTATCAAGGCCAGCTCATCCGGCAGATGTTGGTGGCCGACTTGAATGAACTGCTCAAGAAAAATCATTTTGCACCGGAGATGGTTTCCAAAGCGCGGCATGCCGCCGCCGCGTGCAATCTCGGCATTCAACGGGTCCATATCATCAATGGACGCGTGGATGAAGGGCTGCTCGCGGAGGTTTTTTCCAACGAAGGCATCGGCACGCTGATCTACGCCAACGAATATCAACAGATTCGCCGAGCGTTGAAGAAAGACATACGCAGCATTTTGCTGCTGACGAAAAATTCGGTCGCTACCGACGAATTAGTGAAGCGCACCCGCGCCGCCCTCGAGAAACAATTGAACGATTACTACATTTTTGAAATCGACAAGAATCCCGTCGCCTGCGTCGCGCTGCACATTTATCCCGAACAAAACAAGGGCGAATTGGCCTACCTTTACGTCAACCCTTCGCACGAGAATCAAGGTATTGGTCGCAAACTGATTCAGTTTGTCGAGAACAAGGCGCGGGAGAGCGGCTTGAGCGAACTGCTCACGCTTTCCACCCAGGCGTTCACCTATTTTCAATCGAAGGGAGGATTCATTGAAGGCACACCGGAAGATTTGCCAGCGGCCCGGCGCGAGAAGTACGAGCAGAGCGGAAGAAAATCCAAAGTACTGCTGAAAAAACTGAAAATCTGA
- a CDS encoding class I SAM-dependent methyltransferase, whose product MPSDALQVDYYAKRVREYERIYDKPERQPDLEALRNLTRQTVRGHDVLEVVCGTGYWTRVAASTAVSIVATDINEEVLALARTKDYFDCKVSFQNLDAFQLSQLTNSRFTAGMAFAWWSHLRKADIRNFLEQFHATLAPGALAIFMDNRFVSGSSTPISRTDRDGNTYQCRRLTDGTEYEVLKNFPNEKEVRTALTGLACEVRWVELQYYWFLTYRTKP is encoded by the coding sequence GTGCCAAGCGATGCTTTGCAGGTTGATTATTACGCCAAACGGGTTCGGGAGTACGAAAGAATCTACGACAAACCCGAACGGCAGCCCGATCTGGAAGCTTTGCGGAATCTCACACGACAGACTGTGCGCGGGCACGATGTGCTTGAAGTCGTTTGCGGAACTGGCTACTGGACCCGGGTAGCCGCAAGCACTGCCGTATCAATCGTGGCCACGGACATCAACGAGGAGGTGCTTGCGCTTGCCCGCACGAAAGATTACTTCGACTGCAAGGTTTCGTTTCAGAACCTTGACGCCTTTCAGCTCTCTCAACTCACCAACAGCCGGTTCACAGCGGGAATGGCATTTGCGTGGTGGTCGCATCTGCGAAAGGCGGACATCAGAAACTTTCTCGAACAGTTTCACGCCACTTTGGCTCCTGGAGCATTGGCGATCTTCATGGACAACCGGTTTGTTTCCGGGAGCAGCACGCCCATCAGCCGAACGGATCGCGACGGCAATACTTATCAATGTCGGCGGCTGACGGACGGCACTGAATACGAAGTGCTCAAGAATTTTCCGAATGAGAAAGAAGTGCGAACGGCTTTGACCGGTCTGGCGTGCGAAGTTCGCTGGGTCGAGCTGCAATATTATTGGTTTTTAACCTATCGGACGAAACCATGA
- a CDS encoding L,D-transpeptidase, giving the protein MNAPPEFLQACKRNGIVSTRFILVVSVAKQTVSFFDKFCGLSLLPRATKYKLLKSFPCSTSRFGIGQVADTNCTPLGLHRVAEKIGGGWPVGTVFRSRKAVGFTWRGLPLAKITNRILWLEGLETGFNRGGNVDSHSRYIYIHGTGEEPTLGRPASHGCIHLAAQDLLPLFDKMPVGTLVWITR; this is encoded by the coding sequence ATGAATGCCCCGCCGGAATTCTTACAGGCGTGCAAACGGAACGGCATTGTTTCGACCCGCTTCATACTGGTTGTGAGTGTCGCAAAACAAACTGTTTCATTCTTCGACAAATTCTGTGGCTTGTCCCTCCTTCCGCGAGCAACCAAGTACAAACTCCTAAAGTCATTCCCCTGCTCCACCTCGCGTTTTGGCATCGGCCAGGTTGCTGATACAAATTGCACACCACTGGGTCTGCATCGCGTCGCGGAGAAAATCGGCGGCGGCTGGCCGGTCGGCACCGTTTTTCGCAGCCGCAAAGCCGTCGGATTCACCTGGCGCGGATTGCCGCTGGCGAAGATCACCAATCGGATTTTGTGGTTGGAGGGTTTGGAGACTGGGTTTAATCGCGGCGGCAATGTGGATTCACACTCCCGGTATATTTACATCCACGGCACCGGTGAAGAGCCAACCCTGGGCCGGCCCGCTTCCCACGGTTGCATTCATCTGGCTGCACAAGATTTGCTGCCGTTGTTCGACAAGATGCCAGTTGGCACGCTGGTTTGGATCACGCGCTGA
- a CDS encoding glutamate-5-semialdehyde dehydrogenase translates to MASSSSNGQAFRPFNFRVLAYFPAMTLTEQMTELARQAKAASRELARLTTAEKNSCLLAMADALEKNRQSIKDANAKDMDFGAQSGLSSAMLDRLKLDDKRVAGMAKSLREVAALPDPVGRILDERVRPNGLKLQKVTTPIGVVVIIYESRPNVTADAASLCFKSGNATILRGGKEAIHSNQGIANLMIAAGKQTLAEFPAHAIQVVPTTDREAIKELLSLTQYVDLCMPRGGESLIRAVAECSKVPVIKHYKGVCHVYVDRDADLKMAEEIVMNAKVQRPAVCNAMETLLVDEVIAQTFLPAITRKLAEKNVELRIDDATQRVLNSQLSTLNSQPRIKPATEQDWFTEYNDYILNVRVVDGVDQAIEHITHYGSAHSDSIVTRNESRAKQFLAEVDSATVYWNASTRFTDGGEFGMGAEIGISTDKIGARGPMGLEELTSYKWIGIGNGQIRT, encoded by the coding sequence ATCGCCTCCTCAAGCAGTAATGGGCAGGCATTTCGCCCTTTTAACTTTCGAGTTTTGGCTTATTTTCCTGCCATGACGTTGACCGAGCAAATGACGGAATTGGCCAGGCAGGCCAAAGCCGCGTCGCGTGAACTGGCCCGGCTGACCACGGCGGAGAAGAACTCCTGCCTGCTGGCGATGGCCGACGCCTTGGAGAAAAACCGTCAATCAATCAAAGACGCGAATGCGAAAGACATGGACTTCGGCGCGCAAAGCGGCCTTTCCTCCGCCATGCTCGACCGCCTCAAGCTTGATGACAAACGCGTCGCCGGCATGGCCAAGAGTCTCCGCGAGGTTGCGGCATTACCTGATCCCGTTGGAAGAATTCTCGATGAACGCGTCCGCCCCAATGGTCTCAAACTCCAAAAAGTCACCACGCCCATCGGGGTTGTCGTCATCATCTACGAATCACGACCCAACGTGACAGCAGATGCCGCAAGCCTATGTTTCAAGTCTGGCAATGCGACGATTCTGCGCGGCGGCAAGGAAGCAATTCACTCCAATCAGGGCATCGCTAATCTCATGATTGCCGCCGGCAAACAAACGCTCGCAGAATTCCCGGCGCACGCCATTCAGGTCGTTCCGACGACTGATCGTGAAGCGATCAAAGAATTGCTTTCGCTCACCCAATACGTGGACTTGTGCATGCCGCGCGGCGGGGAGAGTTTGATCCGCGCCGTCGCTGAATGCTCGAAAGTCCCCGTCATCAAACATTACAAGGGCGTCTGCCATGTCTATGTTGACCGCGACGCTGATTTGAAAATGGCCGAGGAAATCGTGATGAACGCGAAAGTGCAGCGCCCTGCGGTTTGCAACGCGATGGAGACTCTGTTAGTCGATGAAGTCATCGCGCAAACGTTTCTGCCTGCCATCACTCGCAAGCTGGCAGAGAAAAATGTTGAGCTTCGTATCGATGACGCGACGCAGAGAGTTTTGAACTCTCAACTCTCAACTCTCAACTCTCAACCCCGTATCAAGCCTGCCACTGAGCAAGACTGGTTCACCGAATACAACGATTACATCCTCAACGTGCGAGTCGTGGATGGCGTAGATCAGGCCATTGAGCACATCACCCACTACGGTTCGGCGCACTCCGACAGCATCGTCACCCGCAACGAATCGCGCGCGAAACAATTTCTCGCTGAAGTCGATTCAGCCACGGTCTATTGGAACGCTTCGACGCGCTTCACCGACGGCGGCGAGTTCGGTATGGGTGCTGAGATTGGCATAAGCACAGACAAGATCGGTGCGCGCGGTCCAATGGGACTGGAAGAGCTGACCAGCTATAAATGGATCGGTATCGGCAACGGCCAAATCCGAACTTAA